A DNA window from Vigna unguiculata cultivar IT97K-499-35 chromosome 10, ASM411807v1, whole genome shotgun sequence contains the following coding sequences:
- the LOC114165239 gene encoding uncharacterized protein LOC114165239 translates to MQRQAASLEQQQAVMQQMEAARVAAVDAHRQHMEALRQEWSLEDFLKHHPAKFDGKTSPDAADQWLKDLERIYDAKMCPAENRERFLSEYFPDSIRYAKEVEFLQLTQGGKTVTEYAERHEERRRPYDRPHHQPQKSRSFPPQQGRVRCYSCGGPHPRYACPRKEGYRRCNNCGKEGHFGRDCPNLARAATRPPVQAPQQHQGRDRGNRPQATGRVYAMTGAEATGSGNLVMGCCLIAGVSCCVLYDSGATHSFVSDSCVKRLGLPVSELQCELAVSTPASGLVTTSSLCAQCPVEVEGRRYKVNLICLPLQDLEVILGMDWLSASRVLIDCREKRLLFPDSEDLELVSPQGAVREIQSGA, encoded by the exons atgcagcgacaggcaGCGTCGCTCGAGCAGCAGCAGgctgtgatgcagcagatggaggctgcgagaGTAGCCGCTGTGGATGCTCATCGGCAgcacatggaggccctccgcca GGAGTGGAGTCTGGAGGACTTTCTGAAGCACCACCCGGCGAAGTTCGACGGGAAGActagtcctgacgccgcagaccaatggctgaaggacctggagcgcATCTACGACGCCAAGATGTGCCCTGCGGAGAACAG GGAGCGATTCCTCTCCGAGTACTTTCCCGACAGCATccggtacgccaaggaggtggaattcctccagttGACACAGGGGGGAAAGACTGTTAcagagtatgctgagag acatgaggagcggaggagaccgtATGATAGACCACACCATCAGCCTCAGAAGTCTAGGAGCTTTCCTCCGCAGCAGGGTCGAGTTCGGTGTTACTcatgtggaggaccccacccgaggTATGCGTGTCCACGTAAGGAGGGTTACCGccggtgcaacaactgtggcaaggaaggccactttgggagagATTGCCCCAACCTTGCTAGGGCAgcgacacgccctccagttcaggcACCCCAGCAGCATCAGGGGAGAGatagaggcaacaggcctcaggcgacgggcagagTCTATGCTATGACAGGAGCAGAGGCGACTGGTTCAGGTAATTTGGTTATGGGTTGCTGCTTGATAGCTGGTGTATCTTGTTGTGTGTTATATGACTCTGGAGCGACGcactcctttgtgtcagatAGTTGTGTGAAACGTCTGGGTTTGCCAGTAAGCGAGCTACAGTGCGAGCTCgcggtgtctactccggcgtcgggATTGGTCACGACGTCGTCTTTGTGTGCTCAgtgtccagtggaggtagagggacgtAGGTACAAGGTGAATCTAATCTGCTTGCCTCTGCAAGACTTGGaagtgatcttagggatggattggctctctgccagtCGCGTCCTTATAGACTGCCGGgagaagaggttgttgtttcccgaTTCAGAGGATCTCGAGTTAGTGTCTCCCCAGGGGGCGGTGAGGGAGATTCAGAGTGGCGCGTAG
- the LOC114165241 gene encoding uncharacterized protein LOC114165241 codes for MLLFDTTQSVVLEPDENQIKSTTFLSENFAVGPGKIVVKTLLDIDFPRGHIGVKSFDVEVVDEDGNSVPLYETYLHHWFAVKYIENITMSQYIKQSHDLRNGIEFERNDGACQGFLLPHYWGLGAESRGTSSNLPDPFAVELGNPTKIKHGFKEKWLFSIMVIDTRGTQDRKGCTECRCKLMNLPKDFYNVTTGINGQLLPRNYKGGLFCCQDNVQCKLRNGFRGPTRKLSLRYKIKWVDWDEHQVPLKFYILDSTDRVRSNGSTPIHDCQAEYTIPRNHSNDIPHVKKANIPMTKGGYLIYGTAHMYTGVVNVTLYGQNGRVLCTSNPKYGTGKEAGNEKGYLVGMSVCYPKPGSIKIEDGEILTLESVYENKFRTGAMGHFYIYLAEQIPNKYLKEI; via the exons ATGCTGCTATTTGACACAACTCAGTCAGTTGTTTTAGAGCCTGATGAAAATCAGATAAAGTCAACTACTTTTTTGTCTGAAAACTTTGCAGTGGGACCAGGAAAAATTGTGGTGAAAACATTATTAGATATTGACTTTCCAAGGGGTCACATTGGGGTCAAGAGTTTTGATGTTGAAGTAgttgatgaagatggtaattCAGTACCGTTGTATGAAACTTACCTTCATCATTGGTTTGCTGTAAAATACATTGAAAACATTACCATGTCACAGTACATTAAACAATCTCACGACCTTCGCAATGGTATCGAATTCGAAAGAAATGATGGTGCATGCCAAGGTTTTTTGCTTCCACATTATTGGGGCTTGGGAGCAGAATCACGAGGAACATCTTCAAATCTTCCAGATCCTTTTGCAGTTGAATTAGGTaatcctacaaaaataaagcatggttttaaagaaaaatggttGTTTAGCATCATGGTTATTGATACACGTGGAACACAAGATAGAAAAGGTTGTACAGAGTGTAGGTGTAAGCTTATGAATCTCCCAAAGGACTTTTACAATGTCACAACGGGCATTAATGGTCAATTGTTGCCTAGAAATTATAAAGGAGGACTCTTTTGTTGTCAAGATAACGTACAATGCAAATTAAGAAATGGTTTTCGTGGCCCAACGAGAAAGCTTTCCCTAAGATACAAAATAAAGTGGGTTGATTGGGATGAACACCAAGTGCCTCTTAAGTTCTATATACTTGATTCAACTGATCGTGTAAGATCAAATGGTTCTACTCCAATTCATGATTGTCAG GCAGAGTATACGATCCCAAGAAATCATAGCAATGACATCCCTCATGTTAAGAAAGCAAACATTCCAATGACAAAAGGTGGTTATCTTATATATGGCACTGCTCATATGTACACCGGTGTTGTCAATGTTACTCTATATGGACAG AATGGAAGGGTTTTATGCACTTCAAATCCAAAATATGGAACTGGaaaagaagcaggaaatgaaaAGGGTTACCTAGTTGGAATGTCAGTTTGTTATCCTAAACCCGGTTCTATCAAGATCGAAGATGGTGAAATTCTAACATTGGAATCCGTATATGAAAACAAGTTCCGTACTGGAGCTATGGGGCATTTCTACATTTACCTGGCCGAACAAATACCAAACAAGTATTTGAAGGAAATTTGA